The proteins below are encoded in one region of Ereboglobus luteus:
- a CDS encoding D-glycero-alpha-D-manno-heptose-1,7-bisphosphate 7-phosphatase: MKALFLDRDGTLIIDKHYLHDPEGVELFPGVAESIAHARKLGYRLYLITNQSGIGRGYYTEADAVRCNERMEQLIGLGSRPLFAEICIAPETPEQPQRYRKPSPRFILEMIARDNLDPAQCWMVGDRDADIDAGLNAKIHPAALCTGKLTRADWAAIPAYRDVPVFDDFPAFVRTLE; encoded by the coding sequence ATGAAGGCCCTGTTTCTCGACCGCGACGGCACGCTTATCATCGACAAGCACTACCTCCACGATCCGGAAGGCGTGGAGCTTTTTCCCGGCGTGGCCGAAAGCATCGCGCACGCGCGCAAACTCGGCTACCGGCTTTACCTTATTACAAACCAGTCCGGCATCGGGCGCGGTTATTACACCGAGGCGGACGCCGTTCGTTGCAACGAACGCATGGAGCAGCTCATCGGGCTCGGCTCCCGGCCGCTCTTCGCCGAAATCTGCATCGCGCCCGAAACACCCGAGCAGCCCCAGCGCTATCGCAAACCCTCGCCGCGTTTCATCCTCGAGATGATCGCGCGCGACAACCTCGACCCCGCGCAATGCTGGATGGTCGGCGACCGCGACGCCGACATCGACGCCGGTCTCAACGCAAAAATCCACCCCGCCGCGCTCTGCACCGGCAAACTCACCCGCGCCGACTGGGCTGCGATTCCCGCCTATCGCGACGTGCCCGTGTTCGACGACTTCCCGGCATTCGTGCGCACGCTGGAATAA
- a CDS encoding heparinase II/III domain-containing protein: protein MRKPLAALFSFLLCSLFFPAVATRAAADDPLLTLRKEHPRLLFTARDWAVFDRRARNRANDPQFDALLAQLEKNARAILGAPALERKLTGRRLLGVSREALRRVLTLAVAHRSTQNDAFLQRAEQEMLAAASFDDWNPSHFLDVAEMTAALALGYDWLHEKLSPETRAIVRRAIVEKGLREGIDSKLRRNSWHRQENNWNQVCLGGLSLGALAVAEDEPALARDMLKAARAGIVNGLRPYAPDGVYPEGPGYWSYGTAYQVLLVAALESALGTDWDLCASPGFLASANTQLHLTGPTGKQFNFSDCGLQSFFDPILYWFSGKLNNPVLAAPPNLKSRERFLPLIALWWPDAGLAPPNTEPGLPLAWKGEGKNPVAVFRSSWTDPNALFLACKAGAANASHGHMDAGSFILEADGVRWAIDLGMQNYESLESKGMRIFGRTQDAQRWTVFRMNNFSHNTLTIDNQPHRVGGRSEFLRFWRDGIIMASEDKSSGVEIDLSPVFAGQVGSVRREISFQPKSRTVFIKDSIEGAAPGAEIRWAMVTKAQIQLSQDNSGGHALLTQNGKQLRAWAGNVDGEKREFEIIPAGASVKNNYDAPNPGTRILIVRAKASAGGSAVIAVELRAGETPR, encoded by the coding sequence ATGAGAAAACCCCTCGCCGCCCTGTTTTCGTTTTTGCTTTGCTCCTTGTTTTTCCCGGCGGTCGCAACCCGCGCGGCAGCCGATGATCCGTTGTTAACGCTGCGCAAGGAGCACCCGCGCCTTCTTTTCACCGCGCGGGACTGGGCGGTGTTCGACCGGCGCGCGCGCAATCGCGCCAACGATCCGCAATTCGACGCGCTTCTTGCGCAACTCGAAAAAAACGCACGCGCAATCCTCGGCGCTCCGGCGCTCGAGCGCAAACTCACCGGACGCCGCCTGCTCGGCGTCTCGCGCGAGGCGTTGCGCCGCGTGCTCACACTCGCCGTCGCCCATCGCTCGACGCAAAACGATGCGTTTCTGCAACGCGCCGAGCAGGAGATGCTCGCCGCCGCGTCGTTCGATGACTGGAACCCGTCGCATTTCCTCGACGTCGCGGAAATGACCGCCGCGCTCGCGCTCGGTTACGACTGGCTCCACGAAAAACTATCCCCCGAAACGCGCGCAATCGTTCGTCGCGCAATCGTCGAAAAGGGACTCCGCGAGGGGATCGATTCGAAGCTCCGGCGAAACAGCTGGCACCGGCAGGAAAACAACTGGAACCAAGTCTGCCTCGGCGGGCTTTCCCTCGGCGCGCTCGCGGTTGCCGAGGACGAGCCCGCGCTTGCCCGCGACATGCTCAAGGCCGCGCGTGCCGGCATCGTGAACGGACTGCGGCCCTACGCGCCCGACGGCGTTTATCCCGAGGGGCCGGGCTATTGGAGCTACGGCACGGCGTATCAAGTGCTCCTCGTCGCCGCGCTCGAATCCGCGCTCGGCACGGATTGGGATCTTTGCGCCAGCCCCGGATTCCTCGCGAGCGCCAACACGCAACTCCACCTCACCGGGCCAACCGGCAAACAATTCAACTTTTCCGACTGCGGGCTCCAAAGTTTTTTCGATCCGATTTTGTATTGGTTCTCCGGAAAACTGAACAACCCCGTCCTCGCCGCGCCGCCAAACTTGAAATCGCGGGAACGGTTTCTCCCGCTCATCGCGCTCTGGTGGCCGGACGCCGGGCTTGCGCCGCCTAACACCGAGCCGGGCCTTCCGCTCGCATGGAAGGGCGAGGGCAAAAATCCCGTCGCGGTGTTTCGCAGTTCGTGGACCGATCCGAACGCGCTCTTCCTCGCCTGCAAAGCCGGCGCGGCCAACGCCTCGCACGGACACATGGACGCCGGCTCGTTCATCCTGGAGGCCGACGGCGTGCGCTGGGCAATCGACCTCGGAATGCAGAACTACGAATCGCTTGAGTCAAAAGGCATGCGCATTTTCGGACGCACACAAGACGCGCAGCGCTGGACGGTTTTTCGCATGAATAATTTTTCGCACAACACGCTCACCATCGACAACCAGCCGCACCGCGTTGGCGGGCGCTCGGAGTTTTTGCGATTTTGGCGTGATGGAATAATCATGGCCAGCGAGGACAAATCCAGCGGAGTGGAAATCGACCTTTCCCCCGTGTTCGCGGGTCAAGTCGGCAGTGTGCGTCGCGAAATCAGCTTTCAGCCGAAGTCGCGCACCGTCTTCATCAAGGACTCAATCGAGGGCGCCGCGCCCGGCGCCGAAATCCGCTGGGCCATGGTGACAAAAGCCCAAATTCAACTCAGTCAGGACAACAGCGGAGGCCACGCCCTTTTGACACAAAACGGAAAGCAGTTGCGCGCGTGGGCGGGCAACGTGGACGGCGAAAAACGCGAGTTCGAAATCATCCCGGCCGGGGCCTCGGTCAAAAACAATTACGACGCGCCAAACCCAGGCACGCGCATCCTGATCGTCCGCGCAAAAGCGTCCGCCGGGGGAAGCGCCGTCATCGCGGTGGAACTGCGCGCGGGCGAGACGCCTCGTTGA
- a CDS encoding DUF167 domain-containing protein, protein MSTQPPSAASCKLAIKAIPNAPRNEVAGWLGDALKVKVRAPALEGRANEELCEFLAETLDLPKRAVSVAHGGKSRQKVVQIDGLSLDEARARLKV, encoded by the coding sequence ATGTCCACCCAACCGCCATCCGCTGCCTCCTGCAAACTCGCGATCAAGGCCATTCCGAACGCGCCTCGCAACGAGGTGGCGGGGTGGCTCGGCGACGCGCTCAAGGTCAAGGTGCGCGCGCCCGCGCTTGAGGGGCGCGCCAACGAGGAGCTGTGCGAATTTTTGGCGGAGACGCTGGACCTGCCAAAGCGCGCGGTTTCGGTCGCGCATGGCGGGAAGTCCCGCCAGAAGGTCGTCCAAATTGACGGGCTTTCGCTGGACGAGGCGCGCGCGCGGCTAAAGGTGTGA
- a CDS encoding DUF4097 family beta strand repeat-containing protein, with protein MNFFTSKKTTLFLATACALAFFSTVASARIERAVEKTFSVQSGAKLSVSTSGGNVRVEPGDVQSVRIVARQIFPRAKSEAEADEIAKSLDLVMEQSGNSVSASAKYTKATLRRAPVCVEFDVTVPRACDATVTTSGGDVFVGDLAGTIKVRTSGGDVKLGRIDGIVSAHTSGGDVDLAGCTKNATLETSGGDIETGAVAGDLAITTSGGDIKIKGASGAITARTGGGDIEAVLSEVTSECSLSTSGGDVELKLGKSSGLLVDAVTKGGRVKTEGNLQIALLAGGNGKNRLSGRINGGGPLVKVRTSGGDIEVKTR; from the coding sequence ATGAACTTTTTTACTTCCAAAAAAACAACTCTGTTTCTCGCGACGGCCTGCGCCCTCGCTTTCTTTTCCACTGTCGCGTCGGCCAGAATCGAGCGCGCTGTCGAAAAAACATTTTCGGTTCAATCTGGCGCGAAACTTTCCGTCTCGACGTCGGGCGGCAATGTGCGCGTCGAGCCGGGCGATGTTCAAAGTGTGCGAATTGTCGCCCGGCAAATTTTCCCGCGGGCGAAGAGCGAGGCCGAGGCCGATGAGATTGCGAAATCGCTCGACCTCGTCATGGAGCAGTCGGGCAACTCGGTGAGCGCGTCGGCGAAATACACAAAGGCCACGTTGAGGCGCGCGCCGGTTTGCGTGGAGTTCGATGTCACCGTGCCGCGCGCATGCGATGCCACGGTGACGACTTCCGGCGGCGATGTGTTCGTGGGCGACCTTGCCGGCACGATCAAGGTGCGCACGAGCGGCGGCGATGTGAAGCTCGGGCGGATCGACGGGATTGTCAGCGCGCACACAAGCGGCGGCGATGTGGATCTCGCGGGTTGCACAAAAAACGCGACGCTCGAAACAAGCGGCGGCGACATCGAGACGGGCGCCGTGGCGGGTGATTTGGCGATCACGACAAGCGGAGGCGATATCAAGATAAAAGGAGCCTCGGGCGCGATCACTGCGCGCACAGGCGGGGGCGACATTGAGGCCGTCCTCTCCGAGGTGACGAGCGAGTGCTCGCTGAGCACTTCCGGCGGCGATGTGGAATTGAAGCTGGGCAAATCGTCCGGATTGCTGGTGGACGCAGTGACAAAAGGCGGGCGTGTGAAAACCGAAGGCAACCTGCAAATCGCCCTGCTTGCGGGTGGCAATGGCAAGAACCGCCTGTCGGGCAGAATCAACGGCGGCGGACCGCTGGTCAAGGTTCGCACCTCGGGCGGCGATATCGAGGTGAAGACGCGATAA
- a CDS encoding M24 family metallopeptidase, translating to MATPTSKLLYAASANNPDQLYFGRVSVPDPFIAFSIAGKKYAIVNALEYARVKRDSAFDVVLPLETYAEKAMERFGKFGRLSPAETIAVIAAEFGQKSFLVPEDFPASLYARLSILHGIKLEPVNGPIFPEREIKTPAEAAKIKEGNRCAAAGIAAAEKVLKESKISNGKLTWQRKPLTSERLRTAIEIACLEAGSLSIDTIAAGGNQACDPHHGGSGVLRANQLIVVDVFPRVQATGYHGDMTRTFLKGRANDFQKKLVATVREAQLAALKLVKAGVNGQVVHQAVNDTFSKHGYKTERTEKGATGFFHGTGHGLGLAVHEAPRVSTVDYVLKAGSVVTIEPGLYYPGHGGCRIEDVVQVTDAKPKMLSSFHYNWEIK from the coding sequence ATGGCTACTCCCACCTCAAAACTCCTCTACGCGGCTTCCGCCAACAATCCAGACCAGCTTTATTTCGGACGCGTCAGCGTGCCCGATCCGTTTATCGCGTTTTCGATCGCGGGCAAAAAATACGCCATCGTCAACGCGCTCGAATACGCCCGCGTCAAGCGCGACTCCGCCTTTGACGTCGTGCTGCCCCTCGAAACCTACGCCGAGAAGGCGATGGAGCGCTTCGGCAAGTTCGGACGCCTCTCGCCCGCCGAAACCATTGCCGTGATCGCCGCCGAGTTCGGGCAAAAATCCTTTCTCGTGCCCGAGGATTTTCCCGCCAGCCTCTACGCGCGCCTCTCGATTCTGCACGGTATCAAACTCGAGCCCGTCAACGGCCCCATTTTCCCCGAGCGCGAAATCAAGACGCCCGCCGAGGCCGCGAAAATCAAGGAAGGCAACCGTTGCGCCGCGGCAGGCATCGCCGCCGCCGAAAAAGTGCTCAAGGAAAGTAAAATCTCCAACGGAAAACTCACGTGGCAACGCAAGCCGCTCACCTCCGAGCGCCTCAGGACCGCCATCGAAATCGCCTGCCTCGAGGCCGGCTCGCTTTCAATCGACACCATCGCCGCGGGCGGCAACCAGGCCTGCGATCCGCACCACGGCGGCAGCGGCGTGCTCCGCGCCAACCAGCTTATCGTCGTGGACGTGTTCCCGCGCGTGCAGGCGACCGGCTACCATGGCGACATGACGCGCACGTTCCTCAAGGGCCGCGCCAACGACTTCCAGAAAAAACTCGTCGCCACCGTGCGCGAAGCCCAGCTCGCTGCGCTCAAGCTCGTCAAGGCGGGCGTCAACGGACAAGTCGTGCACCAGGCCGTCAACGACACTTTCTCCAAACACGGCTACAAAACCGAGCGCACCGAGAAGGGCGCCACCGGCTTTTTCCACGGCACCGGCCACGGACTCGGCCTCGCCGTGCACGAGGCCCCGCGCGTGAGCACCGTCGATTACGTTTTGAAGGCGGGCTCGGTTGTCACCATCGAGCCGGGTCTCTATTATCCCGGCCACGGCGGCTGCCGCATCGAGGACGTCGTGCAAGTCACCGACGCCAAACCCAAGATGCTCTCCAGCTTCCACTACAACTGGGAAATTAAATAA
- a CDS encoding DNA recombination protein RmuC gives MKRNAGLIVIAYLILAAILGVIAGALLAWLHARGQRAALVERLRARDAELARLAEVEAQRIALEKTLAGERAAAAEKIAAFNDAHARLTAEFKALSSDALKSNSDAFVQFAQQALKQYQQKAEGDLAARQQAIDSLVKPLKESLEKVDTKIGELEQKRANAYGQLGQQLESLNTAQTRLQAETLKLSNAFRSTSYAGSWGELQLRRVVELADMLSYCDFTEQETATGGDGEKLRADLVVRLPGGQRIVVDAKTPVQAYRDALDAADENARASKLAEHAQKMRTHIDQLGAKNYWQQFQPAPEFVVLFVPGDHFLTAALQTDNTLLDRAISKKVLLATPTTLIALLKAAAYGWRQEAVSKNAEEVSRLGRELYDRIATFADHLGKVGRGLDAATKSYNAAVGSLEGSVLPGARKFEELGAKGQKKLADPSQVETAPREISKRE, from the coding sequence GTGAAGCGCAACGCTGGGCTGATCGTGATCGCATACCTTATCCTCGCAGCAATCTTGGGCGTCATCGCGGGCGCGCTTTTGGCCTGGCTTCATGCGCGCGGACAGCGTGCCGCGCTTGTCGAGCGGTTGCGCGCGCGCGATGCCGAGCTTGCGCGGCTTGCGGAGGTTGAGGCGCAGCGCATCGCGCTTGAAAAAACGCTCGCGGGCGAGCGCGCCGCCGCCGCGGAAAAAATCGCCGCGTTCAACGACGCGCACGCGCGCCTGACCGCGGAGTTCAAGGCGCTTTCCTCCGACGCGCTGAAGAGCAACAGCGACGCGTTTGTGCAATTCGCCCAGCAAGCGCTCAAGCAATACCAGCAAAAGGCCGAGGGCGACCTCGCCGCGCGCCAGCAGGCGATCGACTCGCTCGTCAAGCCGCTCAAGGAATCGCTCGAAAAAGTGGACACCAAGATCGGCGAGCTTGAGCAAAAGCGCGCAAACGCCTACGGGCAGCTCGGCCAGCAGCTCGAATCGCTCAACACCGCGCAAACCCGCCTGCAGGCGGAAACGCTCAAGTTGTCGAATGCGTTTCGCTCCACTTCCTACGCCGGAAGCTGGGGCGAGCTCCAACTGCGCCGCGTGGTTGAGCTTGCCGACATGCTTTCGTATTGTGATTTCACCGAGCAGGAAACCGCCACCGGGGGCGACGGCGAGAAACTGCGCGCCGACCTTGTGGTGCGCTTGCCGGGCGGGCAGCGCATCGTGGTCGATGCGAAGACGCCGGTGCAGGCCTATCGCGACGCGCTTGATGCGGCGGACGAAAACGCGCGCGCGTCGAAACTCGCCGAGCATGCGCAAAAAATGCGCACACACATCGACCAGCTTGGCGCGAAAAATTACTGGCAACAGTTCCAGCCCGCGCCCGAGTTTGTCGTTTTGTTTGTGCCGGGGGATCACTTTTTGACGGCCGCGCTGCAGACGGACAACACGCTGCTGGATCGCGCGATTTCAAAAAAAGTGCTGCTCGCCACGCCCACGACTTTGATCGCGCTTCTCAAGGCCGCCGCGTATGGATGGCGTCAGGAGGCAGTGTCGAAAAACGCCGAGGAAGTCAGCCGGCTCGGTCGCGAGTTGTATGACCGCATTGCGACGTTTGCCGACCATTTGGGCAAAGTGGGCCGCGGGCTTGATGCCGCGACCAAAAGCTACAACGCCGCCGTCGGTTCGCTCGAGGGCAGCGTGCTGCCCGGCGCGCGAAAGTTCGAGGAGCTTGGCGCGAAGGGGCAGAAGAAACTGGCCGATCCCTCGCAGGTGGAAACCGCCCCGCGAGAAATCAGCAAGCGCGAGTGA
- a CDS encoding TonB-dependent receptor domain-containing protein has protein sequence MALTQAPAQTATIGSAVPEGDIIMMDRYVVGSHIPWAADAPAVPVRIISRVDIENTGVSGDMLDLLRKQAPQFVGSANIGSNNSNIASNWTNGGSMLSLRSEPTLVLINGRRAAHSPVAALTGFTFVDVNSIPLSAVERIEMLSDGASAIYGADAVSGVVNVILKTNYTGLEVGGNYKFATRSGHWEERSVRAVAGAQLSKTSLTVSFEWLKSDPLYQNERPFSSDMSNMTYSLPGAVYIATSATTGNWYKAVAENTPPTGSNMTADQLIAAGYYTLESHGDDVTVGENFNLSPYVTLINGSERAAGTVSLEHKYNANLTYFGDVLFSNVKTYSQLAGQPITSMPYGATNTDGYGVANANHPQNPFDTEAAPRNRFVDYSRGYKTTTNSLRLLGGARGRINADWHWEGAANYNKASQKQKQTGVIDRDALTAAVDSGIINLFAVEQAHGGFEEAGIFGTAWQRAHSSLFTMDFRVNGTFHNILPAGPIQIAVGVEMRHETLDGNYDEGSYTISDTSDILYGNPVKWDGATGGNPFRDSRDIYSSFLQLRVPITSPAQKIPGLHTLEMDFALRYEKYNDTDDPVVPKILLRYLPINNELAFRATYSQSFNAPALYNLSAPDSVGFTSVIRNVAQHGGGSIGNDRCQAFQLDRSNPNLEPEKSKSFNIGVVYSPKAVKGLELEATYFHIKRTNLIGSAMPLEKILEDVELNGTASRYAQFVHFGGFSGTPVTDPGQISGSYHSNGQSLYDLYYINVNENTNYAMQDGVDFSVRYDLNTQAAGKFGFQVVGTWYNRYYNGVMKYDYAGTTSDGFEEAGSIPRWRANFGVTWNYGDWNASLFGTYIPKMHEVYSAEKYGKVDDYTSIDLAVGYTFRKGVMKGLTARLGCNNAFNKMPPTTWTWFDSYADIGTYGAYGRVIYADVSYKF, from the coding sequence ATGGCTTTGACACAGGCGCCGGCGCAGACCGCGACAATCGGCTCCGCCGTTCCCGAAGGGGATATCATCATGATGGACAGATATGTCGTCGGATCCCACATTCCTTGGGCTGCGGATGCGCCCGCTGTGCCGGTGCGCATCATAAGCCGTGTGGATATCGAAAACACCGGTGTCTCCGGAGACATGCTGGATTTGTTGCGCAAACAGGCACCGCAGTTTGTCGGTAGCGCCAACATCGGTTCGAACAACTCAAACATAGCCAGTAACTGGACCAACGGCGGCTCCATGCTGAGCCTGCGCAGCGAGCCTACCCTTGTGCTTATCAACGGTCGCCGGGCGGCCCATTCGCCCGTTGCGGCGCTGACCGGTTTCACATTTGTGGATGTGAACTCCATTCCCCTCTCGGCGGTGGAGCGCATCGAAATGCTCAGCGACGGCGCGTCCGCGATCTACGGCGCGGATGCGGTGTCGGGTGTGGTAAATGTCATACTCAAGACAAACTACACCGGCCTCGAAGTCGGCGGGAACTATAAGTTCGCGACGCGCTCCGGTCACTGGGAGGAACGCTCCGTGCGCGCGGTCGCCGGCGCGCAGTTGAGCAAGACGAGCCTTACGGTTTCCTTTGAATGGCTGAAGAGCGATCCGCTGTATCAGAATGAAAGGCCGTTTTCCTCCGACATGTCGAACATGACTTACAGTCTGCCTGGCGCGGTGTATATCGCGACATCAGCCACCACCGGAAATTGGTATAAGGCTGTTGCGGAAAATACTCCGCCAACCGGTAGCAACATGACGGCGGATCAGCTTATCGCCGCCGGATACTATACTCTCGAGTCGCATGGAGATGACGTGACTGTGGGAGAGAACTTCAACCTGTCGCCGTATGTTACCCTGATCAACGGAAGTGAAAGGGCCGCAGGCACGGTTTCACTGGAGCACAAGTATAACGCCAATCTCACTTATTTCGGCGACGTTCTGTTTTCAAACGTCAAGACCTACTCGCAACTCGCCGGTCAGCCGATCACTTCAATGCCCTACGGCGCGACCAATACCGATGGCTACGGTGTTGCCAATGCGAATCATCCCCAAAACCCGTTCGACACCGAGGCGGCGCCGAGAAACCGTTTTGTGGATTACTCGCGAGGCTACAAAACAACAACCAACTCGCTACGTCTGCTGGGCGGCGCGCGCGGACGCATCAACGCCGACTGGCACTGGGAAGGCGCCGCCAACTATAACAAGGCTTCGCAGAAACAAAAACAGACGGGCGTCATTGATCGTGACGCGCTTACGGCGGCCGTTGACTCCGGAATTATAAATCTGTTTGCGGTCGAGCAAGCTCACGGTGGCTTCGAGGAGGCAGGTATTTTTGGCACCGCCTGGCAAAGAGCCCACAGCTCGCTGTTCACAATGGATTTCCGTGTGAACGGCACCTTCCATAATATACTGCCAGCGGGTCCGATACAAATCGCCGTTGGCGTTGAGATGCGTCACGAAACACTCGACGGCAATTACGATGAGGGTAGCTATACAATAAGCGACACAAGCGATATTCTCTACGGTAATCCGGTCAAATGGGACGGAGCCACGGGCGGGAATCCGTTCAGGGACTCCCGTGATATTTATTCCAGCTTCCTGCAACTGCGCGTGCCGATAACCAGTCCGGCGCAAAAAATTCCCGGCTTGCACACGCTCGAAATGGACTTCGCCCTGCGCTATGAAAAATACAACGACACCGATGATCCCGTTGTTCCGAAAATATTGCTGCGTTACCTTCCGATTAACAACGAACTGGCTTTCCGTGCCACCTATTCGCAATCGTTTAACGCGCCGGCGCTTTACAACTTGTCCGCGCCCGATTCTGTCGGCTTCACCAGTGTTATTCGCAACGTGGCGCAGCATGGCGGCGGCTCAATTGGCAATGACAGGTGTCAGGCGTTTCAGTTGGATCGCAGCAATCCGAATTTGGAACCGGAAAAGAGCAAAAGTTTCAACATCGGCGTTGTTTATTCACCCAAGGCGGTGAAAGGCCTCGAGTTGGAGGCGACTTATTTTCATATCAAACGCACCAACTTGATAGGCAGTGCGATGCCCCTAGAAAAAATTCTTGAGGATGTTGAGCTAAACGGCACCGCTTCACGCTATGCCCAATTTGTGCATTTTGGCGGTTTTAGCGGAACCCCCGTTACCGATCCGGGCCAGATATCGGGATCATACCATTCCAACGGTCAGTCATTATACGATTTATATTACATTAATGTGAATGAAAACACCAATTATGCGATGCAGGACGGCGTCGATTTCTCCGTTCGTTACGACCTGAACACGCAAGCCGCAGGCAAATTTGGGTTCCAGGTCGTCGGCACATGGTATAACCGTTATTATAATGGAGTTATGAAATATGATTATGCCGGCACCACATCGGACGGCTTTGAGGAAGCCGGCTCCATCCCGCGCTGGCGTGCCAACTTTGGAGTAACATGGAACTATGGAGATTGGAATGCCTCTCTGTTCGGAACCTACATCCCCAAAATGCACGAGGTTTATAGTGCCGAAAAATACGGAAAAGTTGATGACTACACGAGCATCGACCTGGCTGTCGGCTATACATTCCGCAAAGGCGTTATGAAAGGACTGACTGCTCGTCTTGGTTGTAATAATGCATTCAATAAAATGCCCCCGACGACATGGACATGGTTTGACAGCTACGCGGACATTGGAACCTATGGCGCCTACGGACGTGTCATTTACGCCGACGTAAGCTATAAATTCTAA
- a CDS encoding bifunctional heptose 7-phosphate kinase/heptose 1-phosphate adenyltransferase codes for MITTATATALLKKIAGLRILVIGDVMLDHYIWGDATRISPEAPVPVVDIARDTHTAGGAANVALNIASLGARCTVAGFFADDEAGKKLTEILAGHDIATIRTPGAGATILKTRVLVQHQQLCRLDRENPPSAYAIPTGKITALFRDAVRAHDAVVLSDYAKGILSDKLVATVTKIARREGKIIALDPKPKRALAFRDLDLITPNRKEALQLAGVEPEAGTPFPAAEVCARLYKLYRTRNLVITMSEDGMLLSSKGKIGKTIPTAAREVFDVSGAGDTSLAALTLALAAGSSLETAAQFANIAAGVVVGKVGTAVASPAEILARAGK; via the coding sequence ATGATCACCACTGCCACCGCCACCGCGCTCCTTAAAAAAATCGCCGGCCTGCGAATCCTCGTCATCGGCGACGTGATGCTCGACCACTATATTTGGGGCGACGCCACGCGCATCTCCCCCGAGGCTCCCGTGCCCGTCGTGGACATCGCGCGCGACACGCACACCGCCGGCGGCGCGGCCAACGTCGCACTCAACATCGCCTCGCTCGGCGCGCGCTGCACCGTGGCCGGATTTTTTGCGGACGACGAGGCGGGCAAAAAACTCACCGAAATCCTCGCCGGTCACGACATCGCCACCATCCGCACACCCGGCGCCGGCGCCACAATCCTCAAGACGCGCGTGCTCGTGCAGCACCAGCAACTCTGCCGCCTCGACCGCGAAAACCCGCCCTCGGCCTACGCAATTCCAACCGGAAAAATCACCGCGCTCTTTCGCGACGCGGTCCGCGCCCACGACGCCGTTGTCCTTTCCGATTACGCCAAGGGCATACTGTCGGACAAACTCGTCGCCACCGTCACCAAGATTGCGCGCCGCGAGGGCAAGATCATCGCACTCGACCCGAAACCCAAGCGCGCGCTCGCCTTCCGCGACCTCGACCTCATCACGCCCAACCGCAAGGAGGCGCTCCAGCTCGCCGGCGTCGAACCCGAGGCGGGCACGCCCTTCCCCGCGGCCGAAGTCTGCGCCCGCCTCTACAAACTCTACCGCACCCGCAACCTCGTCATCACCATGAGCGAGGACGGCATGCTCCTTTCGAGCAAGGGCAAGATCGGCAAAACAATCCCCACCGCCGCGCGCGAAGTGTTCGACGTGTCCGGCGCGGGCGACACCTCGCTCGCCGCGCTCACGCTCGCCCTCGCCGCCGGCAGCTCGCTCGAAACCGCCGCGCAATTTGCCAACATCGCCGCGGGCGTCGTCGTCGGCAAGGTCGGCACCGCCGTCGCCAGCCCCGCCGAAATCCTCGCGCGCGCCGGGAAATAG